In one Rhopalosiphum padi isolate XX-2018 chromosome 3, ASM2088224v1, whole genome shotgun sequence genomic region, the following are encoded:
- the LOC132927553 gene encoding anoctamin-7-like → MPPDDDDDDDEIARARGNRSPPTPPPLMSREAAAASFELQLKRAASRLGARVVGRLQKTIGEDRGDPSPPTAVAGTTTANEKQHNTAADVDFRIPSPPPPPPLPPPLTPNEHIENQNSSIKMHVERRTLNTVDFVLAYKRQRKIAENDNKLDDETERRKFYHELQAHGILVNVDDDPTCSLDAGRTCFALLQLSQRLLRCNCRCHTTNKSNSGKSEDKQKVFNSKDVSYQQYSNGNGNHEKHNEKLTSAQRAQIVWHILLRIGSGNQQNVNVMSLEQLLETDIISAAYPIHDGSIKLEKGEDVNNINDRRVLYEKWARPGLIIPRQWKSDENITALIRKYYGIPVAVYFCWLRYYTIWLVGPAIAGLVWFLYGLITTRSDVPTHDICNPKSQVADWILCPTRRCNISFCGFTRVLDTCGLYRWTSAATFDRPGAVVFAVFMAFWATAFQQLWATYARQMNERRDGETRTAFECCTDCSWSSAEKAPLPTRQSPATRSSTPQSREPRRRYPAQQPSFAVHGSIVRPTTVSQPNAERRSPALSVDAIRQWWTAKLSDALRALAFFATLATVAAVPILIVVYRGRVIGWLMMAVFHQDDSGSGGGQSAAAANRNDDRHRQHSFFLLNYANSGDLSSWKAVVAAACATFVQLTAIVTVHRGYSGVAQWLTKYSYRSTYNPRYQSRYTVYMSCFDSANYYSSLIYIAFFKGRFVTGLGQHVDSSSRFTHFWPISMFRSVIHHIREDVCDPAAAGTGCVPELCTQLAIIMVGKQLIDNVIELTTPLALNVWRRWRAKESRRRNKLNGKLPDTNVETLKHPKQWQLDYQLEDTGSLGLYQEYSEMVIQYGFVVMFTTAFPLAPLCALLNNVLEQRLDAYKMVAAQRRPVPSYYCTNKNYINNIVRGHVMTPCCDNCNKLCTWTRVLKIMSLISVLYNAFMIAFTSDLLPRYVYSQISTGTLSSLDGYVAWSLSSKRNVTEYYYGKLENIDGPETCRYRGYGADADSEHSDYRKWQVLAARLAFVVIFEHGVIASIAALVYFIRKTSSKYKIHTESNVKIPSDDRLAAGTSAVNGSSVGSAAVIYATDGSLAAAHDETEEVRPRAFNGDPMAEPSNMVVVDIENDDQDKWTNHEDSAPSRKRWPEDTLQDSLRFAAT, encoded by the exons CATATCGAg aaTCAGAACTCTTCAATCAAAATGCATGTTGAACGTAGGACACTAAACACTGTCGATTTTGTGTTAGCCTATAAAAGGCAACGAAAGATCGCCGAAAACGATAATAAACTAGACGACGAGACTGAAAGGCGAAAGTTTTATCATGAATTACAAGCACATGGGATTTTAGTAAACGTCGACGACGATCCAACG TGTTCACTAGATGCAGGCCGGACGTGCTTTGCCTTGCTACAGCTATCGCAACGACTCTTAAGATGTAATTGCCGGTGTCATACAACCAATAAAAGTAATAGCGGTAAAAGTGAAGATAAACAAAAAGTTTTCAATTCGAAAGATGTTAGTTATCAACAG TATTCAAATGGCAACGGTAATCACGAAAaacataatgaaaaattaacatCTGCTCAACGGGCACAAATCGTGTGGCACATCCTACTCCGAATTGGTTCTGGTAATCAACAGAACGTGAATGTTATGAGTCTTGAACAACTACTTGAGACCGATATAATTTCTGCCGCCTATCCAATACATGACGGTAGTATTAAACTCGAAAAAGGAGAAGACGTGAACAACATCAATGACAGACGG GTTCTTTACGAAAAATGGGCTAGGCCAGGTTTGATCATACCCCGACAATGGAAATCCGATGAAAACATTACTGCTCTTATCCGAAAGTATTACGGCATTCCAGTAGCTGTTTATTTCTGTTGGCTTCGGTACTATACGATATGGTTAGTAGGTCCTGCTATAGCTGGACTAGTATGGTTCCTTTACGGATTGATAACGACTCGTAGCGATGTTCCAAC TCATGACATTTGTAATCCAAAATCACAAGTAGCCGATTGGATCCTGTGCCCGACTAGGAGGTGCAATATAAGTTTTTGCGGCTTCACGAGAGTACTGGACACTTGTGGACTATACAGATGGACGTCAGCTGCGACTTTCGATAGACCGGGCGCGGTCGTGTTTGCGGTTTTCATGGCATTTTGGG CCACGGCGTTTCAACAGTTGTGGGCCACGTACGCTCGGCAGATGAACGAACGACGCGACGGCGAAACGCGGACGGCGTTTGAATGTTGCACCGACTGTTCGTGGTCGAGTGCCGAAAAAGCTCCACTACCCACTAGGCAGTCACCGGCAACACGGTCGTCAACACCGCAGTCTCGCGAGCCTCGTCGTCGCTACCCCGCGCAACAGCCGTCCTTCGCTGTCCACGGGTCCATCGTCCGCCCGACGACGGTTTCGCAGCCGAACGCCGAACGCCGATCGCCGGCACTATCGGTGGACGCGATCCGCCAGTGGTGGACGGCCAAACTGTCGGACGCGTTACGGGCGCTGGCGTTTTTCGCGACACTGGCCACCGTGGCCGCGGTGCCCATACTGATCGTCGTGTACCGCGGCCGGGTCATCGGGTGGCTCATGATGGCCGTGTTCCACCAGGACGAcagcggcagcggcggcggacAGTCGGCGGCAGCGGCTAATCGCAACGACGACCGCCACAGGCAACACAGTTTCTTCCTGTTGAACTACGCCAACAGCGGCGACCTGAGCAGTTGGAAGGCGGTCGTGGCCGCCGCGTGCGCCACTTTCGTCCAGCTCACGGCCATCGTGACCGTCCATCGCGGGTACAGCGGCGTGGCCCAATGGCTCACCAAGTACTCGTATCGCTCGACGTACAACCCGCGGTACCAGAGCCGTTACACCGTCTACATGTCTTGCTTCGATTCCGCCAATTATTATTCCAGCTTGATTTACATCGCTTTTTTCAAG GGTCGCTTCGTGACTGGACTCGGACAACACGTGGATAGTTCATCCAGATTCACACATTTTTGGCCCATTTCTATGTTTCGGAGTGTAATACATCATATTAGGGAAGACGTTTGCGATCCCGCGGCTGCTGGGACGGGATGCGTACCAGAGTTATGTACTCAATTGGCCATTATAATGGTGGGCAAACAGCTGATAGACAACGTGATTGAGTTGACGACACC GCTGGCTTTGAATGTATGGCGCCGATGGCGGGCCAAAGAGAGCCGCCGTCGAAATAAATTGAATGGAAAATTACCGGACACTAATGTTGAAACACTCAAACACCCAAAACAATGGCAACTCGACTATCAGTTGGAAGATACTGGATCTTTGGGCCTTTACCAGGAATATTCGGAGATGG TCATTCAGTACGGATTTGTGGTCATGTTTACGACGGCATTTCCACTGGCTCCGCTGTGTGCTCTATTAAACAATGTATTAGAGCAACGTCTTGATGCATACAAAATGGTAGCGGCTCAGCGACGTCCAGTTCCCTCCTACTACtgtactaataaaaattatataaataatatcgtcaGAGGACACGTCATGACGCCGTGTTGTGATAACTGTAACAAATTGTGCACGTGGACACGAGTGTTGAAGATTATGTCATTAATTTCGGTCTTATATAAC GCATTTATGATTGCATTCACTAGCGACCTGTTACCCAGATACGTGTACTCTCAAATCTCGACTGGAACGTTGTCTTCGTTGGATGGCTACGTAGCTTGGTCTTTATCCTCGA AGAGAAATGTAACTGAATActattatggaaaattagaaaacATAGATGGACCTGAAACGTGTCGATACAGGGGATACGGTGCTGATGCTGATTCGGAGCACAGTGACTACAGAAAATGGCAAGTGTTGGCTGCTCGATTAGCATTTGTCGTGATATTTGAG CATGGCGTAATAGCATCCATCGCGGCCCTGGTGTATTTCATCCGGAAAACATCCTCCAAGTACAAAATTCACACGGAGTCGAATGTCAAAATCCCGTCCGATGACAGATTGGCAGCCGGTACGTCGGCTGTCAACGGCTCCAGTGTAGGCTCTGCGGCCGTCATCTATGCGACAGACGGTTCTTTGGCCGCTGCACACGACGAGACGGAGGAAGTACGGCCTCGGGCCTTCAACGGCGATCCGATGGCTGAACCGTCGAACATGGTAGTGGTCGACATTGAAAACGATGACCAAGACAAGTGGACGAATCACGAAGACTCTGCGCCTTCCAGGAAGCGCTGGCCTGAGGATACTCTACAGGATTCGCTACGTTTTGCCGCGACTTGA